A region of Massilia sp. WG5 DNA encodes the following proteins:
- the deoC gene encoding deoxyribose-phosphate aldolase, with the protein MSPNLDFKRNTAIGLDLGWINHLKVNRNAADRRAASLANRRTVKKDYQAAWLVKAIQCIDLTTLSGDDTPGRVERLCMKAMRPLRTDLMQALGLDNLTTGAVCVYHEMITPAVQVLKGRLPIAAVSTAFPAGLSSMETKLREIELSVAAGATEIDIVITRQHVLTGNWQALYDEMLAYRQACGEAHVKAILATGDLVTLENVAKASWVCMMAGADFIKTSTGKEGVNATIPVSLVMVRAIREYYERTGFKVGYKPAGGVSTAKSALQYLTVMKEELGNEWLQPHLFRIGASSLLTDIERQLEHHVTGFYSAAHRHAQP; encoded by the coding sequence ATGAGCCCGAACCTCGATTTCAAACGTAATACGGCCATCGGCCTCGACCTGGGCTGGATCAACCACCTCAAGGTCAACCGCAACGCCGCCGACCGCCGCGCCGCCAGCCTGGCGAACCGCCGCACGGTCAAGAAGGACTACCAGGCTGCCTGGCTGGTGAAAGCCATCCAGTGCATCGACCTGACCACCCTGTCCGGCGACGATACCCCGGGCCGCGTCGAGCGCCTGTGCATGAAGGCGATGCGCCCGCTGCGCACCGACCTGATGCAGGCACTGGGCCTGGACAACCTGACCACCGGCGCCGTCTGCGTGTACCACGAGATGATCACCCCGGCCGTGCAGGTGCTGAAGGGCCGCCTGCCGATCGCCGCGGTGTCGACCGCGTTCCCGGCCGGCCTGTCGAGCATGGAAACCAAGCTGCGCGAGATCGAACTCTCCGTGGCCGCCGGCGCGACCGAGATCGATATCGTGATCACCCGCCAGCACGTCCTGACCGGCAACTGGCAGGCGCTGTACGACGAGATGCTGGCCTACCGCCAGGCTTGCGGCGAAGCGCACGTGAAGGCGATCCTGGCGACCGGCGACCTGGTCACGCTGGAAAACGTGGCCAAGGCCTCGTGGGTCTGCATGATGGCGGGCGCCGACTTCATCAAGACCTCGACCGGCAAGGAAGGCGTGAACGCGACCATCCCGGTGTCGCTGGTGATGGTGCGCGCGATCCGCGAATACTACGAGCGTACCGGCTTCAAGGTCGGCTACAAGCCGGCCGGCGGCGTCAGCACCGCCAAGTCCGCGCTGCAGTACCTGACCGTGATGAAGGAAGAGCTGGGCAACGAATGGCTGCAGCCGCACCTGTTCCGCATCGGCGCCTCCAGCCTGCTGACCGACATCGAGCGCCAGCTCGAGCACCATGTCACGGGCTTCTACTCGGCCGCCCACCGCCACGCGCAACCTTAA
- a CDS encoding aldehyde dehydrogenase family protein, whose product MPTIKEILQTMDYGPAPESTKEAQAWLDQHGRRFGLFIDGAWLDATETFGSFNPADGSELAQVTQATGDDVERAVAAARRAQPGWVAMGGHGRAKVLYAIARLLQKHARLFAVLETLDNGKTIRETRDADLPLAARHFYHHAGWAQLQSEEFADYRAVGVVGQIVPWNFPLLMLAWKIAPALAAGNTIVFKPAEFTSLTSLLFAEICQQAGVPAGVVNIVTGDGRVGEAIVNHPGIDKLAFTGSTEVGRIIRKATAGTGKKLSLELGGKSPFIVFEDADLDAAVEGLVDSIWFNQGQVCCAGSRLLVQESVYPRFIAKVKARMQNLRVGSPLDKSNDIGALVDPVQQQRIHGLVEAARLEGCEIWQPACEAPAAGAWYLPTLITGASTSAAVAQTEIFGPVLVAMSFRTPGEAVQLANNTVYGLAACVWTESISLALDVAPAIKAGVVWINTANQFDAACGFGGYKESGFGREGGKEGMYEYLTPLAEDRRPAAPLIAEKGKVKQSEEGNPFAVDRTAKLYIGGKQARPDGAYSRAIVGANGAFLADIGEGNRKDIRNAVEAAHKAAGWSKATAHNRAQVLYYIAENLAVRADEFASRIAQQTGSKNAAAEVQASIERLFYWAAWADKYDGLAHQPPMHGITVALNEPVGVIGIVCPNENPLLGFVSLVAPALALGNRVIAVPSEAHPLSALDLYQVLDTSDLPGGALNIVTGSADELARTLASHFDVDAVWRHDGSAEGCAEVERLSAESLKRTWTGGAKGRDWFDPKQACGKTVLQHASQVKNVWIPYGV is encoded by the coding sequence ATGCCGACTATTAAAGAGATTCTTCAGACTATGGATTACGGTCCCGCACCCGAAAGCACCAAGGAAGCGCAAGCGTGGCTGGACCAGCATGGCCGCCGCTTCGGCCTGTTCATCGACGGCGCCTGGCTTGACGCCACGGAGACCTTCGGCTCCTTCAACCCGGCCGACGGCAGCGAACTCGCCCAGGTGACGCAAGCCACCGGCGACGACGTGGAGCGCGCCGTCGCGGCTGCGCGCCGCGCCCAGCCGGGCTGGGTCGCCATGGGTGGCCACGGCCGCGCCAAGGTGCTGTATGCGATCGCCCGCCTGCTGCAGAAGCACGCGCGCCTGTTCGCGGTGCTCGAGACCCTGGACAACGGCAAGACCATCCGCGAGACCCGCGATGCCGACCTGCCGCTGGCCGCGCGCCACTTCTACCATCACGCGGGCTGGGCCCAGCTGCAGTCGGAAGAATTCGCCGACTACCGCGCCGTCGGCGTGGTCGGCCAGATCGTGCCGTGGAACTTCCCGCTGCTGATGCTGGCATGGAAGATCGCACCGGCGCTGGCCGCGGGTAACACCATCGTCTTCAAGCCGGCCGAGTTCACCTCGCTCACGAGCCTGCTGTTCGCCGAGATCTGCCAGCAGGCCGGCGTGCCGGCGGGCGTGGTCAATATCGTCACCGGCGACGGCCGCGTGGGCGAAGCCATCGTGAACCACCCGGGCATCGACAAGCTGGCCTTCACCGGCTCGACCGAAGTCGGCCGCATCATCCGCAAGGCCACCGCCGGCACCGGCAAGAAGCTGTCGCTGGAACTGGGCGGCAAGTCGCCCTTCATCGTCTTCGAAGATGCGGACCTCGACGCCGCCGTCGAAGGCCTGGTCGATTCGATCTGGTTCAACCAGGGCCAGGTCTGCTGCGCCGGCTCGCGCCTGCTGGTGCAGGAATCGGTCTACCCGCGCTTCATCGCCAAGGTCAAGGCGCGCATGCAGAACCTGCGTGTCGGCTCGCCGCTCGACAAGTCGAACGACATCGGCGCGCTGGTCGATCCGGTGCAGCAGCAGCGCATCCACGGCCTGGTCGAAGCGGCCCGGCTCGAGGGCTGCGAAATCTGGCAGCCGGCCTGCGAAGCGCCTGCCGCCGGTGCCTGGTACCTGCCGACCCTGATCACCGGCGCCTCGACCTCGGCGGCCGTGGCCCAGACCGAAATCTTCGGCCCGGTGCTGGTGGCGATGAGCTTCCGCACCCCGGGTGAAGCGGTCCAGCTGGCCAACAACACCGTCTACGGCCTGGCCGCCTGCGTCTGGACCGAGTCGATCAGCCTGGCGCTGGACGTCGCCCCGGCCATCAAGGCGGGCGTGGTGTGGATCAATACCGCGAACCAGTTCGACGCCGCCTGCGGCTTCGGCGGTTACAAGGAATCGGGCTTCGGCCGCGAAGGCGGCAAGGAGGGCATGTACGAGTACTTGACCCCGCTGGCGGAAGACCGCCGCCCGGCCGCGCCGCTCATCGCCGAGAAGGGGAAAGTGAAGCAGTCGGAAGAGGGCAACCCGTTCGCCGTCGACCGCACCGCCAAGCTCTACATCGGCGGCAAGCAGGCCCGCCCGGACGGCGCCTACAGCCGTGCGATCGTGGGTGCGAACGGCGCCTTCCTGGCCGATATCGGCGAAGGCAACCGCAAGGACATCCGCAACGCCGTCGAAGCCGCGCACAAGGCGGCCGGCTGGTCCAAGGCCACCGCGCACAACCGCGCGCAGGTGCTGTACTACATCGCCGAGAACCTGGCCGTGCGCGCCGACGAATTCGCGTCGCGCATCGCCCAGCAGACCGGTTCGAAGAACGCCGCCGCCGAAGTCCAGGCCTCGATCGAGCGCCTGTTCTACTGGGCCGCCTGGGCCGACAAGTACGACGGCCTGGCGCACCAGCCGCCGATGCACGGCATCACCGTGGCGCTGAACGAGCCGGTCGGCGTGATCGGCATCGTCTGCCCGAACGAGAATCCGCTGCTGGGCTTCGTCTCGCTGGTGGCCCCGGCCCTGGCGCTGGGCAACCGCGTGATCGCCGTGCCGTCGGAAGCGCATCCGCTGTCCGCGCTGGACCTGTACCAGGTGCTGGACACCTCGGACCTGCCGGGCGGCGCGCTGAACATCGTCACCGGCTCGGCTGACGAACTGGCGCGCACGCTGGCCTCGCACTTCGACGTCGACGCCGTGTGGCGCCACGACGGCTCGGCGGAAGGTTGCGCCGAAGTCGAGCGTCTGTCGGCCGAGTCGCTGAAGCGCACCTGGACCGGCGGCGCGAAGGGCCGCGACTGGTTCGATCCGAAGCAGGCTTGCGGCAAGACTGTGCTGCAGCATGCGTCGCAAGTCAAAAACGTCTGGATCCCGTACGGCGTCTGA
- the deoA gene encoding thymidine phosphorylase: MFLPQEIVRKKRDGGILSKEEIQFFVRGIPNGDVTEGQIAALAMAVYFNDMNMDERVAFTLAMRDSGQVMEWKSLNLPGPVVDKHSTGGVGDVVSLMLGPMIAACGGFVPMISGRGLGHTGGTLDKFDSIPGYSTVPDPDLFKKVVKEVGVAIIGQTAQLAPADKRFYSIRDTTATVESVAMITGSILSKKLAAGLDALVMDVKAGSGAFMPSYEKSVELAESIVKVGNGAGTRTSAILTGMNESLCPAAGNAVEVRVAIDYLTGKSRPARLHEVTMALCAEMLLISGLAASLDEARARLQHALDSGEAAERFARMVTALGGPADLMDKPDAHLAKAPIVVPVPALASGYAYSTDCRGLGLAVVALGGGRVRPQDPIDFAVGLTDLVELGDKIDAGQPLAMVHARTREAAEQAVRQVQAAYRIALDAPAAQPMIYKTIRP, from the coding sequence ATGTTTTTACCCCAAGAAATCGTCCGCAAAAAGCGCGACGGCGGCATCCTGAGCAAGGAAGAAATCCAGTTCTTCGTGCGCGGCATCCCCAACGGTGACGTCACCGAAGGCCAGATCGCGGCCCTGGCGATGGCCGTCTACTTCAACGACATGAACATGGACGAACGCGTCGCCTTCACGCTGGCGATGCGCGATTCCGGCCAGGTCATGGAGTGGAAGTCGCTGAACCTGCCGGGACCGGTGGTCGACAAGCACTCGACCGGCGGCGTCGGCGACGTCGTCTCGCTGATGCTGGGCCCGATGATCGCGGCCTGCGGCGGCTTCGTGCCGATGATCTCGGGCCGCGGCCTGGGCCACACCGGCGGCACGCTGGATAAATTCGATTCGATCCCGGGCTACTCCACGGTACCCGATCCGGACCTGTTCAAGAAGGTCGTGAAGGAAGTCGGCGTCGCCATCATCGGCCAGACCGCGCAACTGGCGCCGGCCGACAAGCGCTTCTACAGCATCCGCGACACCACGGCCACCGTGGAATCGGTGGCGATGATCACCGGCTCGATCCTGTCGAAGAAACTGGCGGCGGGCCTCGACGCGCTGGTCATGGACGTCAAGGCGGGCAGCGGCGCCTTCATGCCGAGCTACGAGAAATCGGTGGAGCTGGCCGAGTCGATCGTCAAGGTCGGCAACGGCGCCGGCACCAGGACCTCGGCGATCCTGACCGGCATGAACGAATCGCTGTGCCCGGCCGCCGGCAATGCGGTCGAAGTGCGCGTCGCGATCGACTACCTGACCGGCAAGTCGCGCCCTGCGCGCCTGCACGAAGTCACGATGGCGCTGTGCGCCGAGATGCTGCTCATCTCCGGCCTGGCAGCGAGCCTCGACGAAGCCCGCGCCAGGCTGCAGCACGCCCTGGATTCGGGCGAAGCCGCCGAGCGCTTCGCGCGCATGGTCACCGCCCTGGGCGGCCCGGCCGACCTGATGGACAAGCCGGACGCCCACCTTGCCAAGGCGCCGATCGTGGTGCCGGTGCCGGCCCTGGCGTCGGGCTACGCGTATTCGACCGACTGCCGCGGCCTGGGCCTGGCCGTGGTTGCCCTGGGCGGCGGCCGCGTGCGCCCACAGGATCCGATCGACTTCGCCGTCGGCCTGACCGACCTGGTCGAGCTGGGCGATAAGATCGACGCCGGCCAGCCGCTGGCCATGGTGCATGCGCGCACCCGGGAAGCAGCCGAGCAGGCCGTGCGCCAGGTGCAGGCGGCTTACCGCATCGCGCTCGATGCGCCGGCTGCGCAGCCGATGATCTACAAGACGATTCGTCCGTAA
- a CDS encoding cytidine deaminase codes for MKYDKLIDEARAARELAYTPYSKFKVGAALECRDGRIFRGCNVENASYGLCNCAERTAFFSAIAHGYKPGDFTALAVIGDTEGPIAPCGACRQVVLELGGNELPVVLTNLKGDLMETTAAAQLPNAFGGWDLQK; via the coding sequence ATGAAATACGACAAACTGATCGACGAAGCCCGCGCCGCCCGCGAACTGGCCTACACGCCGTACTCGAAGTTCAAGGTCGGCGCCGCGCTGGAATGCAGGGACGGCCGCATCTTCCGCGGCTGTAACGTCGAAAATGCTTCCTACGGCCTGTGCAACTGCGCCGAGCGCACGGCCTTCTTCTCGGCCATCGCCCACGGCTACAAACCCGGCGACTTCACGGCCCTGGCCGTGATCGGCGACACCGAGGGCCCGATCGCCCCTTGCGGCGCCTGCCGCCAGGTGGTCCTGGAACTGGGTGGCAACGAGCTGCCGGTGGTGCTGACCAACCTGAAGGGCGACCTGATGGAGACCACCGCGGCCGCTCAATTGCCGAATGCCTTCGGTGGCTGGGACCTGCAGAAATAA